The following proteins are encoded in a genomic region of Ammospiza caudacuta isolate bAmmCau1 chromosome 3, bAmmCau1.pri, whole genome shotgun sequence:
- the MPC1 gene encoding mitochondrial pyruvate carrier 1: MKKSPEIISGRMTFALCCYSLTFMRFAYKVQPRNWLLFACHFTNEIAQLIQGGRLIKYRLEKKN; this comes from the exons ATGAAGAAATCGCCAGAAATTATTAGTGGCAGAATGACATTTG CACTGTGTTGTTACTCCTTGACTTTCATGAGATTTGCCTACAAAGTGCAGCCAAGAAACTGGCTTCTTTTTGCATGCCACTTCACTAATGAAATTGCACAACTTATTCAAGGAGGACGACTGATCAAATACAG GCTGGAGAAAAAGAACTAA